Genomic segment of Mastomys coucha isolate ucsf_1 unplaced genomic scaffold, UCSF_Mcou_1 pScaffold5, whole genome shotgun sequence:
AAGATCCAGTCTTCTTATATACCAAGACAAGAGGTCAAAAGAAGTCAGCATACATTCCCTGTAGTctagaaagaggaaatgaagacaGGATGCCCCAAGCGTTCCCTGAATGGGGATGACCAACCACTGCCTTGTGAGAAGGGCAAAGCCTCACTCTCTTAACTAGCAGGGCCATGTTCTCCCTCTACCCAGAGCGAGAAGTGCAGAACGGCTGGAGGGGAAGGGCTCTGGTTGGGTGTGACGGGCATCAAGAGGGACCGTAAGGCCCTGGCCTTAAAGTCTGCAGTTTTCCCAGTCTCTTTCAGAATGTACAGCTTTGGAGAGATTCGTCCTCAGGATGATGAGATGACCTGCTGTTCCAGCCCCCTACCTCCTGAAGCTGATTCCAGAGCActgcttccagaacagcttcgggaggcaggggctggaagAGCAGGTCATCTCAGTGTCCTGAGGATGAATCTTGCCAAAGCTGTACATTCTGTAACATGCGAATCTCACAAACAAGATTTTagcatttttaagatttttctggaggctggtgagatggctcagtgggtaagagcactgactactcttccgaaggtcctgagttcaaatcccagcaaccacatggtggctcacaaccacccgtaacaagatctgatgccctcttctagtgtgtctgaagacagctacagtgtacttacatataataaataaataaatattaaaaaaaaaaaaagattttcctaTGGATTGTGCAAGGTGCCcagatcagttaaggatgaattttgttccttctttgagcaggtgaaagactttttatggctttttatgagttaatttgatcAATAACCAATTGTAATAAACCTTTGTTTATGCCATATGAAGGAGGGCATGAAGAATCTTAAGGATTCCAtaaccaacaagatttattgtctAAATTTAGCGTAAGTTTTGGCTAGAGACGTTGTTGTGTTTAAGTCAGTTACTTATCAGGCTGTTCCCATGGCTCAGGGGCAGAgggatcagatttaagagctgcaggagagaaaccaTCAAGCAACGTAGGTGGAAAGGGAAGCGACCCTATGGGGGTGCTTCCCAGAAGGTAACAGggtagcaaagataaaatatagatttagaaggtgttaagCCAGGGATACCAGAGGGAAATGTGTGCTAATTGTGCGGAGGTTTAAaagtgcccaaccattgagctagaCAAGGTATATCAAaattagctgtgtgtgtgtgtgtgtgtgtacctgtgtgcatgtgtgtgtgtatggtgtgtgcatgtgtgtgtgtgtgcatgtgtgtgtgtggtgtgtgcttgtgtgtgcgtgtgtgtgtgtgtgcatgtgtgtgtgtgtgcatgtgtgtgtatgtgcatgtgtgtgtgcatgtgtgtgtggtgtatgcatgtgtgtgcatgtgtgtgcatgtgcgtgtatggtgtgtgcatgtgcgtgtgtggtgtgtgcatgtgtgtgtgcatgtgtgtgtatgtgcatgtgtgtacatgtgtgtgtggtgtgtgcatgtgtgtgcatgtgtatgtgtgtggtgtgtgcgtgtgtgtgcatgtgtgtgtgtatggtgtgtgcatgtgtgtgtgtgcatgtgtgtgtatgtgcatgtgtgtgtggtgtgtgcatgtgtgtgcatgtatgtgtatggtgtgtgcatgtgtgtgtatggtgtgtgcatgtgtgtgtgtgtgtgtgtgtgtgtgtgtgcatgtgcgtgtgcatgtttCATTACCCAGAGAGTTCTTGGGAGGATGCAGCCCACATGCAACCTGCGACCCACCAGGAGCCAAAGTGGTTTAACGAATTCACCATTACACCAGTCAATAGAACTTCTATACATCCAGTGGGTAGGGAGTTCTCTTTGGGAATCACCCAGATAGGGAAGCTACTGCCTACCCAGGAAGCCTCTATGGAGCACAAATAAAACCACCGCTCACCCACCGAGGGACGAAGACATGATGGGAAGAGCCCGGAGAACCCTCCCCTCTGCTCTGCTGACATCTGCCCTGTGTCCCTCTCATTCTTCTGTCCTGTCTGACCAGTAGCCAGCTTTCCTTCAGCCCTACTTTCTGTCTGCAGCTACAGGGAGTCAGTGACCGGAAGATTCAACCCAGGATCTCTAGGCTGCTGACCCTGAGTCGGTCATGGCCACTCATTCCCCTGGTGAGGTGGCTACTCATGAATGCCTAGCCAAGAAAAGGGTAGGAAAGTCCCACTGGGGGAATCCTGGGGAATGGTTCACTTGCTCAGAAAGGCTGGGTATGTGACAGAGTCTTTATGCTTTCAGGCCTAGGCACCTAAGTTCAGATCTCTAGTACCCTCATAAAAGCCTGGCACAGCAGCACGCCTCTGCAGTCCCAGAGCTAGGAGGGTGGAGAGAAGTGGATCTCTGGAGCTCACGGGCCAGCAGCTTAGataaatcagtgagctccaggatcagggagagaccctgcctcaaaaaataaggtggggtggggagcgaTTGAAGATGGCGTTCAGGATCAATCTAtggcatgtgcgcacacacacatccatgcacacatacatccatgcacatgtatacacatacacaaatgcacaaatgGGCACACTCAGTAAAAGGGAAGGAAACATAGCTAGCTAACGGCTGCTCTCTGTATGTCTGAAATATTATTATCCATCGTCTATGGCACAGACTCTATGcaatgccccctccccccataggctcacatgtaAGACACTTAATCCCTAGTTGGTAGCATATTTTGGAATGTTTCTGGAACCTTTGTCAAGTGGGGCCTCTTTGGAAAGAAGCAGGTCCCAGAGGGCTTGCGTCCCGTGGGCGCTGGAACCGTAGGCTCCTTACCATTGTTATGGGCCAGGGCCTGGTCAATGAAGTCTGCGGCACTTTCAAAGTAAGCACTGAGGTTGAACTCCTGCGTGTCATTGGCCTTGATGCCCAAGTAGGTGATGCCGGAGTCCTCGTAGAAGCTGGCACTGGTGTTGACGTGCATGAAGGACCTGCCCTCGGCGGCATTCAGGACGTGGGTGATGCCCAGTTTCTGCAGCTGGGTGATGTCCTGAGCCACAGACCTGGATGGGAGGCAGTGGTGGAAAAATGAAGAGGGAGCctcagaaggagggagaggggggacaTCTGAGCACCTTGGCAAAGCAAGGAGCCGGTACCCACCGTCTGCTGtggctcttcctgcctcatctcATGACCTTTCCCTTCACCCCAGTCATATACAGTTACCCGGCAGCTTCCCTAAATAGACTTGTGGTCCCACGCCCATgctgttccctctgcctcccttccccacctTCTGTGTAGGCATTCGCCTCTCCTCTTGCAGAGCCCTAGGTGGGATTTCCCCAGCTCCTTCCAGTGCCGGTGCTGCTATCACAGTTCCTATGCTGTGAGGATGGTATAGACGAGCTACAGAgagtcaggcatggtagcacacacctggaatcctagcacttggaggccaTGGGAGAAGGatgtgagtttggggctagcctgagTTTACCCAGTTAAGACCTAGattcaaacaatgaaacaaaagaaaaatagggcCTAAAGTAGGAATGTCTGAGTCTGAATCCAGCCCTGCCATTAAGGCATGCAGGCAACCTTAAGCAAGCCACTTTAAATGTTctgtgctgggctggagagatggctcggcggttaagagcactgactcctcttccgaaggtcctgagttcaaaccccagcaaccacatggtggctcacagccatccgcaGTGACAtttgacaccctctcctggagtgtctgaagacagctacggtgtacaaTAAGTAAATGTTCTGTGCCTTAGTTTTTCCTCTCTGTAAAATGCGGATAGGAGTGCCAGCTGTTTGGGGGTGGTCTTAAAGGGTGATGTTTTGTTGGTAAAGCCTGATATTTTGGTGTCTATATCCTCTTCAGTCTGTCAGTTCTTTGAGTGGTCTGTTCCTCAGTGCCTGCTACGGTGCCTGTCACAGGGTAGGTACTGAATAAATGTTCGGCGAATGGGTGAAGAATGGAACTGTCACATGTCAGGCTCCCTGAAGGATCAGTCCTGCCACACTGTTAGCTACAGTTCTGAGGCTTTCTGCAATGTCTTAGCACTCAGGTAGCTCCCCAAATACAATGGGAGTTAGAGGATACTTTGAATGGTCAAGAGACTCTTCGCTTTCCCCTCACAACATCCACATTTAAACTGCAGTATCTTACAGAGCAGTGTCTCCTTCACGGTCAGTCCTGTCTACCTGTCACGGCAGCCCCTAGGGAGGATAGGACTGCCCCCAGTGAACAGATCCTATTCTGCAGGACAGGAAAGGCAGGGGGATGTGCGTGTGCTCACATGGACCGCTGAGCCAGAGCTAGGAGGAAAGCACTGCCCAGACACTCAACCAagctctgcctcccacctccctctgcctctcacacCCTGCGACTGGAAAGTGCAGCTCACTCAGACTCCCTCACTGGCCTGAGAGGATGTGCTGGAAAGCCCCTTGGTCCGGGAGTTTCGGGTGGGTGAGGAAGCGCAATTCTTGGCACTAGGTATGCAGTTGATCCTCCCAGctgagcaccccccccccaccatgtCAAGGTCAGATTTGCATAGAGGGCAAAGGATGTGTTCTCCATGGCGGCCATCATTCCTGACACTCTACCTAGGGAAGCTACTACAGACAAACTCAGCAGCCTGTCCCCCCAGCAAACAGGCTCCTGAGATGGCCAAGACCCCTGGCTTCCTGGGTAGTTGGGGTAGGGAGGACTGGGAGTGACTTTGGCTCTGTCACTGGGATTATGCAGTGACTGAGCCAGGGGGTTGACCCTGTGAGTCTGTTTAGCCACTTGCTTGGGAGCAAGAATGCACAGCCATGTTAACAGAATGCTGAAGAGTGTACCCGTCTCTCTCAACACTAATCCAACAGTCAGCAAATGCACTATTATGACCACCACCATTCCAAAGAGTGAACACCATAGGGTGTttgacacatagtaggtgctccGTATGGACATGAGTTACGAAGTGCATGCAACCTGTTCCCATGTGTCTGGGACTGGTCATGTGAAACCCCTCTGGTTCTGCTGCAGGCTAAGCAGCAGGTCCTAGGTGCAGGACAGGAAACACACATTAAGACACTGAAAGATGCTTACAGCCCCTCAACCACCGCGGAACATCGCTTCCTAGTGTGCAAAAACAGAGCTGAGGACTTTAATAAATGGGATCTTCACACTCATGAAAACCCAATGTGGGCCTTCCTGCAATGTGGGTCATACCAGCTTTTCTCTTAGAGTTCATACTGGTTCTCTCCCACTGCCGAGAAATTCTTATTAATAGCAtgactaaagtttttttttaataagaacaCCTATGAGCTcaataatatacatatttcctAGTGGTGCGACTAGGAGGAACTTTCAGATGACTCGGATCtttatcattttgatttgttccaCCTAAATCAAACTAtctggagaagccaggaaagaCTTGGCTCAgctacttcctcttctggagtattTTAGGGTATTTGGATTTCCTGAGGAGGACAGGAAAAGCTCCACACCCGGATTGTAACGTCATCCCGTTGCCATGGCAACGGAGGCAGACATTCCACGATGACCTCACTGCAGAACTAGGCAGCTGTCACATGACGCGCGGCCAAGAGACAACCCTGCCACCTGTTAAGAGAACGTGGTAGCCTTGACCCCGCCCAAGCCCAAGCCAAAGCTGGTAGTGGCGGAAGTCAGGGCCCCGcactttgggggttggggggcgtCTCAGGGCATGCGGAGTCCAGCTCCTCCGCTTCAAGCACGGGGGAGTGGGCGTCGACTCCAGGCTGGTCCCCCGCACCCGCTCTTGCTCTCAGGTCGGCGACCGCGCCCAGGGTCCACCCTGCCTCCCCCCCATGCACCCTACTCCAGCCCCGGAGTAGTCGGGGGGGGGGTGGCTCGGGAAGCATCTGCGAGTTTGGCCCTCCCGGAGACTCACGCGTTGCCCACGTAGACCCTTGGGACGACCTCGTTGCAGGGCTGGCTCGGGAGGCTGTAGCAGCCGCTTCCGTCCGAGAGCAGGTCGTTGAGATCTTGCACGGAGAGCTCGAACGGGCCGGACATGGCGGCGGCGGGGCCCTGCACGCCGGGGCAGGAGCGAGCGAGGGGGAGAAGCCGGGTCAGCGGGGCGGGGCTGCCCAACCGGGAGCCGCCCCGTCCCGCCCCGGAGGCGGGCCCACTGGGTG
This window contains:
- the Dusp3 gene encoding dual specificity protein phosphatase 3; translation: MAMGCGTIRYLYALCYDPVKGPAAAMSGPFELSVQDLNDLLSDGSGCYSLPSQPCNEVVPRVYVGNASVAQDITQLQKLGITHVLNAAEGRSFMHVNTSASFYEDSGITYLGIKANDTQEFNLSAYFESAADFIDQALAHNNGRVLVHCREGYSRSPTLVIAYLMMRQKMDVKSALSTVRQNREIGPNDGFLAQLCQLNDRLAKEGKVKL